One Anas platyrhynchos isolate ZD024472 breed Pekin duck chromosome 2, IASCAAS_PekinDuck_T2T, whole genome shotgun sequence DNA segment encodes these proteins:
- the STX17 gene encoding syntaxin-17, whose translation MSEDDEKVKLRRIEPAIQKFIKVAIPTDLERLRKHQINIEKYQRCRLWDRLHDEHINAGRTVQQLRANMREMEKLCLRVRQEDIPVLQRLINPVREEASSAIKDFLQLHSESAEELKRQLEGQEDGSLTRSITVGGETLYNAEVKDGSQSLIQMYSPLPEIPQNENAAESWETLEEDLIQLSQLVTEFSVLVNAQQEKIDRIEDHVNSAAANTEEGTKNLRKAAKYKLAALPVAGAVIGGVVGGPIGLLAGFKVAGIAAALGGGILGFTGGKLIQRRKQKLIEQVSSSCPELSCQRAKKSS comes from the exons ATGTCTGAAGATGATGAAAAAGTTAAGCTCCGTCGAATCGAACCCGCCATTCAGAAGTTCATCAAAGTGGCAATTCCAACAGATTTGGAGAGATTACGAAAACACCAAATAAACATTGAGAAG tatCAAAGATGCAGACTTTGGGATAGATTGCACGATGAGCACATCAACGCAGGACGAACAGTTCAG CAACTCCGAGCCAACATGAGAGAGATGGAGAAACTTTGTTTGCGAGTCCGACAGGAAGACATCCCTGTTCTGCAGAGACTGATAAATCCAGTGAGAGAGGAAGCTTCATCTGCCATTAAAGACTTCCTACAGCTCCATTCTGAATCTGCAGAAGAACTTAAAAGGCAACTAGAAGGACAGGAGGATGGCTCTTTAACCAGATCTATAACTGTAGGAGGAG AAACTTTGTATAACGCAGAAGTGAAGGACGGGTCCCAAAGTTTAATCCAGATGTATTCTCCCCTTCCTGAAATACCTCAGAATGAAAATGCAGCTGAGTCCTGGGAAACTTTAGAAGAG gaCTTGATTCAGCTTAGCCAGTTGGTGACTGAATTTTCTGTGTTAGTCAAC GCTCAGCAGGAGAAGATTGACAGGATTGAAGACCATGTCAACAGCGCTGCTGCGAATACTGAAGAGGGAACCAAAAACTTGAGGAAG GCTGCAAAATACAagctggcagctctgcctgTGGCAGGTGCTGTCATTGGAGGCGTGGTGGGGGGTCCCATTGGGCTCCTCGCAGGCTTCAAAGTGGCAGGAATTGCAGCTGCACTTGGTGGTGGGATTTTGGGCTTCACAGGTGGAAAATTGATccagaggagaaaacaaaaactgattGAGCAGGTCTCTTCCAGCTGTCCGGAGCTTTCTTGCCAAAGAGCCAAAAAATCCAGCTGA